In a single window of the Micromonospora inositola genome:
- a CDS encoding Gfo/Idh/MocA family protein, whose protein sequence is MSEAGKRVRIAVAGLGVIARTVHLPLLRRRADLFDIVALSDLSPSRLAELGDRYGVEPARRYANAASMLAGGGCDAVLLATSGSHGDLAAAALDRGLPVLCEKPLAWTLAEADRLTGAGTAPLMVGYMKQYDPAVAEAARLLDELGGPAAVHAVEVTVLHAAGDQQLAFANLPPAPRDVPAAELARLQDADERLLDAAVGGDAGARTLYQILINSVSHDLSLLRLFTGAPATVDHVATWPLAPDGPAEPSVEIAGRLPAGGRYGIRWLNLPDCPAYRETVTLHHARGALELVFPSPYLLNAPTTLTAVDRHGDGERRTVFRSVTEAFEQELVAFHAMVTAAARPLTGLAEGAADLRTSQQVVRRYGELTGAAIGGEAAS, encoded by the coding sequence ATGAGCGAGGCGGGCAAGCGGGTCAGGATCGCGGTCGCCGGGCTGGGCGTCATCGCCCGTACCGTGCACCTGCCGCTGCTGCGCCGACGGGCCGACCTGTTCGACATCGTCGCGCTCAGCGACCTGTCCCCGTCCCGGCTGGCCGAACTCGGCGACCGGTACGGGGTCGAGCCGGCCCGGCGGTACGCGAACGCGGCGAGCATGCTGGCCGGCGGCGGCTGCGACGCGGTGCTGCTGGCGACCTCCGGCTCGCACGGCGACCTCGCCGCCGCGGCGCTGGACCGGGGACTGCCGGTGCTCTGCGAGAAGCCGCTCGCCTGGACCCTCGCCGAGGCGGACCGGCTGACCGGCGCCGGCACGGCACCGCTGATGGTCGGCTACATGAAGCAGTACGACCCGGCGGTGGCCGAGGCCGCCCGGCTGCTCGACGAGCTCGGCGGCCCGGCCGCGGTGCACGCGGTCGAGGTCACGGTCCTGCACGCCGCCGGGGACCAGCAGCTGGCGTTCGCCAACCTGCCACCCGCGCCACGGGACGTGCCGGCCGCGGAGCTGGCCCGCCTGCAGGACGCCGACGAGCGGCTGCTCGACGCGGCGGTCGGCGGGGACGCCGGAGCACGCACCCTCTACCAGATCCTGATCAACAGCGTTTCGCACGACCTGTCCCTGCTGCGGCTGTTCACCGGCGCGCCGGCCACGGTCGACCACGTCGCGACCTGGCCGCTGGCGCCCGACGGGCCGGCCGAGCCGTCGGTGGAGATCGCCGGCCGGCTGCCCGCCGGCGGCCGGTACGGCATCCGGTGGCTCAACCTGCCGGACTGCCCGGCCTACCGGGAAACGGTGACGCTGCACCACGCCCGGGGCGCGCTGGAGCTCGTGTTCCCGTCGCCGTACCTGCTCAACGCGCCGACCACCCTGACCGCGGTGGACCGGCACGGCGACGGCGAGCGGCGGACCGTGTTCCGGTCGGTGACCGAGGCCTTCGAACAGGAACTGGTCGCCTTCCACGCGATGGTGACCGCGGCCGCGCGCCCGCTGACCGGCCTCGCCGAGGGCGCGGCCGACCTACGGACCAGCCAACAGGTGGTACGCCGCTACGGGGAGCTGACCGGGGCGGCGATCGGCGGAGAGGCGGCGAGCTGA
- a CDS encoding sugar phosphate isomerase/epimerase family protein, with the protein MQLTGRTRVAGAPCNYGIYQPADPIVGPDELLAGLAGDGYTGVDSGPIGYLGTGEVLARRLTGTGVGLAGGWVDLRFADPDGFADDLAQLDAALDVFTAAPVDDPRFAPRPTLACPGNPARMARPGTPPDLASALPASAWPGFAARVQQAVDRCRHRGLEPVFHYHLGTDVETEAEADRLLELTDVAVCLDTGHLLLAGGDPVAAVHKWSGRISQVHLKDADLAAHRRVRDAGGGLAEVVAAGGFCALGSGDVDLAGVLRGLDEIGYAGWLVIEQDAPEQGQDLDRIRADQHGNRRWLAEALQ; encoded by the coding sequence GTGCAGCTGACCGGACGCACCAGAGTGGCCGGAGCGCCGTGCAACTACGGCATCTACCAGCCGGCCGACCCGATCGTCGGTCCGGATGAGCTGCTGGCCGGGCTGGCCGGGGACGGTTACACCGGCGTGGACTCCGGACCGATCGGCTACCTGGGGACCGGTGAGGTGCTGGCCCGGCGGCTCACCGGGACCGGCGTCGGACTCGCCGGCGGCTGGGTCGACCTGCGCTTCGCCGACCCGGACGGGTTCGCCGACGACCTCGCCCAGCTCGACGCGGCGTTGGACGTGTTCACCGCCGCGCCGGTGGACGATCCCCGCTTCGCGCCCCGACCCACCCTCGCCTGTCCCGGCAACCCGGCCCGGATGGCCCGCCCCGGCACCCCGCCGGACCTGGCCTCCGCGCTGCCGGCCAGCGCCTGGCCGGGCTTCGCCGCCCGGGTGCAGCAGGCCGTCGACCGGTGCCGGCACCGCGGCCTGGAACCGGTGTTCCACTACCACCTGGGCACCGACGTGGAGACCGAGGCGGAGGCCGACCGGCTGCTGGAACTGACCGACGTCGCGGTCTGCCTGGACACCGGACACCTGCTGCTCGCCGGCGGTGACCCGGTCGCGGCCGTCCACAAGTGGTCCGGCCGGATCTCCCAGGTGCACCTCAAGGACGCCGACCTGGCCGCGCACCGGCGGGTCCGCGACGCCGGGGGCGGCCTGGCCGAGGTGGTCGCCGCCGGCGGCTTCTGTGCCCTGGGCAGCGGCGACGTCGACCTCGCCGGGGTGCTGCGCGGCCTCGACGAGATCGGCTACGCCGGCTGGCTGGTGATCGAGCAGGACGCGCCGGAGCAGGGCCAGGACCTGGACCGGATCCGCGCCGACCAGCACGGCAACCGGCGGTGGCTGGCGGAGGCGTTGCAATGA
- a CDS encoding CehA/McbA family metallohydrolase, with protein sequence MRALPITVAPGTAALTVRLDYPRAAGVLDLGCVGPAGFRGWSGGARDGFTIAADRATPGYLPGELEPGEWQVLLRLHRVPPEGLDFEVTATTSSTPPTAPPAPDAPPRPERPPRPAVPDVDGRRWIAGDLHAHTVHSDGVQTIDELAALAVSRGLDFLAVTDHNTVSHHPWLPGAARRYGITLVPGQEVTTDRGHANVFGPVGWIDFRRPADEWLGMAERAGGLLSINHPLGGDCAWRQPVTTRTRLVEVWHSGWWDRTWGAPLAWAQAWRPNVVPVGGSDFHRPDADALPGAPTTWVLVDGDPADEAAVREALAAGRTAVSAGPDAPLLLRLGDELLAVDADGALLAYPDGRHRVVRGDRCLLPAADGLHVLESHRMEVIALCS encoded by the coding sequence ATGCGCGCCCTGCCGATCACCGTCGCGCCGGGCACCGCCGCGCTCACCGTACGACTGGACTACCCGCGCGCAGCGGGCGTGCTGGACCTCGGCTGCGTCGGGCCGGCCGGCTTCCGCGGCTGGTCGGGCGGGGCCCGGGACGGCTTCACCATCGCCGCGGACCGGGCCACCCCTGGCTACCTGCCGGGTGAGCTGGAGCCCGGCGAGTGGCAGGTGCTGCTCCGGCTGCACCGCGTCCCGCCCGAGGGCCTCGATTTCGAGGTCACCGCCACCACCAGCAGCACCCCACCGACGGCGCCGCCCGCACCCGACGCGCCGCCCCGGCCGGAGCGTCCGCCCCGACCGGCGGTCCCCGACGTCGACGGCAGGCGGTGGATCGCGGGTGACCTGCACGCGCACACCGTGCACAGCGACGGCGTGCAGACCATCGACGAGCTGGCCGCCCTCGCCGTCTCCCGAGGCCTGGACTTTCTCGCCGTCACCGATCACAACACGGTCAGCCACCACCCCTGGCTGCCCGGAGCGGCCCGCCGGTACGGGATCACTCTGGTGCCCGGCCAGGAGGTGACCACCGACCGGGGGCACGCCAACGTGTTCGGGCCGGTGGGCTGGATCGACTTCCGGCGACCGGCCGACGAGTGGCTCGGCATGGCCGAGCGCGCGGGCGGGCTGCTGTCGATCAACCACCCGCTCGGCGGGGACTGCGCCTGGCGGCAGCCGGTGACCACCCGCACCCGGCTGGTCGAGGTGTGGCACTCCGGCTGGTGGGACCGCACCTGGGGAGCCCCGCTGGCGTGGGCGCAGGCCTGGCGGCCGAACGTCGTACCCGTCGGGGGCAGCGACTTCCACCGGCCCGACGCGGACGCGCTGCCCGGCGCGCCGACCACCTGGGTGCTCGTCGACGGCGACCCGGCCGACGAGGCGGCGGTACGCGAGGCGCTGGCCGCCGGCCGTACCGCCGTCTCCGCCGGCCCCGACGCTCCCCTGCTGCTGCGGCTCGGCGACGAGCTGCTCGCGGTCGACGCGGACGGCGCGCTGCTCGCCTACCCGGACGGCCGCCACCGGGTGGTCCGCGGCGACCGGTGCCTGCTGCCGGCCGCCGACGGGCTGCACGTCCTGGAGTCCCACCGCATGGAGGTGATCGCACTGTGCAGCTGA